Proteins encoded within one genomic window of Anastrepha ludens isolate Willacy chromosome 4, idAnaLude1.1, whole genome shotgun sequence:
- the LOC128860651 gene encoding uncharacterized protein LOC128860651: MQKLSLILFTLVALASAHPGYLHGNYPHIDYPLLHQHHEPLHFTKLVHIPAAISHQSSTVIHSPPIIKPVIVPVVKTVLQPIVKTYHAAPIIKAYHPIALDPYHHHYDHSDFHHYH, encoded by the exons atgcaaaagctg tCTCTCATTCTCTTCACACTCGTCGCCTTGGCCAGCGCCCATCCAGGCTACTTGCATGGAAACTATCCTCACATCGACTACCCGCTACTGCATCAGCACCATGAACCTTTGCATTTCACCAAATTGGTGCATATACCAGCAGCAATTTCACATCAGAGCTCAACAGTCATACATAGCCCCCCGATCATTAAGCCAGTCATAGTGCCCGTAGTGAAGACTGTTTTACAACCCATTGTCAAAACATACCATGCAGCACCCATAATCAAGGCTTACCATCCTATTGCTCTAGATCCCTATCACCATCATTACGACCATTCAGATTTTCATCACTATCACTAA
- the LOC128861315 gene encoding uncharacterized protein LOC128861315, producing the protein MMKYVALFCAFTFAAVNAGLIETHHVVHEPVLAKVGSVVHSAPSAVSHQSITQVHSKSVVQPVLAHAVKTTIHAAPVVPVVHAAPVVHSVPLVHSVPVVHAAPVVKSIVSAPLAYTLHHH; encoded by the exons ATGATGAAATAC GTCGCTCTCTTTTGTGCATTCACCTTCGCCGCCGTCAATGCTGGtctcatcgaaacccaccatgTGGTGCATGAACCTGTATTGGCCAAAGTTGGTTCGGTGGTGCACAGCGCTCCTTCGGCCGTTTCTCATCAGAGTATCACTCAGGTGCACAGCAAATCCGTAGTTCAGCCCGTCCTCGCTCATGCCGTCAAGACCACTATCCACGCTGCTCCCGTTGTTCCCGTGGTGCATGCCGCTCCGGTCGTACACAGCGTTCCATTGGTGCACTCTGTGCCTGTGGTGCATGCTGCTCCTGTTGTGAAGAGTATTGTTTCTGCCCCATTGGCCTATACGCTGCATCATCATTAG
- the LOC128861314 gene encoding cuticle protein 63-like — protein sequence MFKFNAILAAVCLFAAATTVSAGLIEAHHVVHEPVLAKVGSVVHSAPSAVSHQSITQVHSKSVVQPVLAHAVKTTIHAAPVVPVVHAAPVVHSVPLVHSVPVVHAAPVVKSIVSAPLAYTLHHH from the exons atgttcaaattc AACGCCATCCTCGCTGCCGTCTGCCTATTCGCTGCCGCCACAACCGTCAGTGCTGGTCTCATTGAAGCCCACCATGTGGTCCATGAACCTGTATTGGCCAAAGTTGGTTCGGTGGTGCACAGCGCTCCTTCGGCCGTTTCTCATCAGAGTATCACTCAGGTGCACAGCAAATCCGTAGTTCAGCCCGTCCTCGCTCATGCCGTCAAGACCACTATCCACGCTGCTCCCGTTGTTCCCGTGGTGCATGCCGCTCCGGTCGTACACAGCGTTCCATTGGTGCACTCTGTGCCTGTGGTGCATGCTGCTCCTGTTGTGAAGAGTATTGTTTCTGCCCCATTGGCCTATACGCTGCATCATCATTAA